DNA sequence from the Nicotiana tomentosiformis chromosome 3, ASM39032v3, whole genome shotgun sequence genome:
AAGTGTGTGTGCTTCCCTAATGGCATGCTTTCTAAAGTGTACATAGAGAATGAAAAACATAAGGCAAAGCATCATTCAATCATATAGACATGTTTTTTACCCATCATACGTTAATATTAGAATCTACCCCATCCCCTTTTACTAACACCCCTATcgtttatacaaagattattatTACATACCCAAATTAATAATAAAGTAATAATATTACATGGCAATAGACAGGCCTATAGCAGGCCCAAATAGAATAACTAAATACCTAGCCTTACTAGGCCTTCAAAACTTCTGGCATAGCAGACTTAGACCTTCAACAAAGAACCACACGATCACAGGTCCACAGGGGAGTTCAGACCCCTTTTAATGAGCCATAAACACCAAATATTGCATCACTTGGAGCAACCAACATAGAATACAGTACATGATAGGGAAGTAGAGAATTAAGGATAGTTAGGAGGTTAAGAGGAGTGACTAGGGCCAAGCCCCTAGtacgtcagagttcacaaggacctcaattggaccctgagcagtgctcgCACTACGGAGGCCAACAGAGAACCTAGGTAGCCTTTGTTTTCTGCCGGCAAAGAATAGGAATTCAGAATACTAAAGCAACAAGTAAAGAGAATGGACAAAAATTTCTAGAGTGATCATACAGCATAACTGGTCAGGTAGACCTGCAAAATTCAGCAAAGTTCATTAGCAAAGCATCACATAGACAAACAtcataggaaaaggaaaacaagtTTGCAAACATACCTAGATTGCACTAGTTGACATTTAAGGGCCGAAACTAAGTCAAGTCTAATATCAGGCCATATCAATACTTGGATATAATGGAGGTATACATATATTGATTATCACATAAAGGAGAAAATAGCAAGTGAACCAAGGAATACTGAAAAAACATGTTAACCTAGGAGCAAGGTCCTAGTCAATTGAAATAGAATGTTTGCCTTTAGAAAATCAGTGTAGAAAGATACAAATTTAAAATAGATTTTTGGGCAGTATTACAAAAAGCACTCCAACATACACAAGACTTAGTAAAAGTTCATTCAAGTAAAAGTTAGGGCATTATCTAAATATAATAGGCAGAAATAATATACAACCACAATATTGAAGTTCAAAATTAGCATGTAAATATGTTACAGGGTGCAGAACTAGTCTTAGGAGATAGGGAATTGGAGAGTGCAAATCATAGTGAGTCATGACATGAACAATACACTACTCTTATGTGTCAATTAACACAGAATGACATCAAGTTGAACACCATTATAGTTGAACCAAAATTCATATACATTTGCAGAAAGAAGGGAAGAAAACAAACATTATGATGGTTTAAACACTAACCAGTAGCTGAGTGTaatagcaaaaatccaaaatccccgatgcttcagagttcacaagagtctcGAAAATGAGCTCTGAGCAATGCTTGCACCATAGGAGGTTATTCAATAATTTCAAAGTGTTTTAGGGTAACAATGAGTAAGTGAGAGAGTAGTGAAAAACAGTAGCCGAAATTAGGGTTCAGAAATCTCTCTCCTAAGGGGTTTCAtgagaggggtttatatagtgtagaaATCAACCATGTAAAcatgaaaaataaattattcaaacacaaataaggaaagatatacTAAAATCAATTAGAATCGATTTTTAGGGCGTGAAACAAAGGGGTTCAGTAAATCAACAGGGAATAACAATTATCAtgcaaataatactaaaaataaaggaatacaGAAGATTAAACtgagaataaggaaaatatcatACCAAAAATCATTTAGAGTCAGATTTAGGGCAAAAATAAAGTAGAAAATAGGAAAACGTGGCAGATTAAACAGAAATAAGGAAAAGAATAGTCAAACACGGAAAAGGAAAAGTATCAGTCAAGAATCAGTAAGGAACAAGGAAAATATTCAAACCCTAGTTCGAAAGGAAGCATAGATGGTCGAAGATCTCGCTGAATCAGACCATATAGAGTGCATATAGATGAAATATTGTCTAAATCTCATAGATTGAAGGCAGTGGAATCCCGTTTGGGTactggtacttgccaaaattggGCGAAGTGCCATATAACACCATAATCTTGTAGACAATAATGAGGTAACATATAAAAGGTAAGTAAATCACAGAGGGAGTCCATGATTTACTCGGATTTAGAGAAGAAgggggaggcggctagggtttctgaagGAGGGAGATGGGAGGATACAGAGGCGACGGGCAAAGGGTGAATGGGGGTTAGGGTTAGGAGTTAGGTTAGTTAAAGGGAGGGTTTaattgtgggtcgttgatcttgagagatcaatggCCAAGATTAAAAGAAAGTTGGGGCGGGTCGTGTAAAGCGGGTACCGACCGGGTTGAGGTTAGTGGGTTATTTATGTTGGGCTTGGGGTAATTGGGCTAAGGTTTGGGGTAATTGGGCTAAGGTTTTTAAACTAAATGATAATGTaaatatgctattttgaaagtatatatatattttttaaaatatgagggaaaattgGGTATCTACAGCTatccctctttacccgggaatgatgaaagagttgccgggtaaagaaatgatgaccgattttgaccgaatggggtgatttAAAAAAATTGAGGTCGAACCCTAGTTCATGatttgcctacatatccctggtattacaggaatcaggccgtgtgtagttttgGATCCATCGGATAACTAAACCGGTGAAGTTGTTGTAGGAATGGTCGTATGTTTCGGAAAGGGTTCTTTAGGGTAGGACAGTATCAGATGAATTTGCTCAAAatcacgaatgtaaatctgagAAGTTATGGATGTATTTCAAAATGAGCATTTGAATAGTTGTCAAGTGAAAATGGGTAACTGATGGTGGTTGGctgcgtttgaaataattgcagggTGTGAACATTGAACGAAAACTAGAGCGAAGATTGATCCTGTTAGGAGAGCGGCtacctcctggattacctgcaaaacttaaaacatgatgcatgcaagtatatatggattattacaagaatttaaacatgatgaaaatttcctttggaccatgaaagttgtctttggacggtgaggatgatgtcctcaGACCATGAcatcctgggccatgaatcatgtgataagggattcgcaagCCATGAAATGATATCCTCGGGCCATGAAGATTGTGCCTTTGGAATATGATGCCTTTGAACAATGATATGCAGCTTTAGATCCCCatgccatggaatggtgtcttcaggctatgaggatggtgccttcggATTATGATGCCTTTGGATAATGTGGCGGTGTTTCAGctcatgaaatgcaaagatgtgGCGATATCTATCATTTGATAGAGGAAATAGGTGATGCTTAGTCACGTGCAAGGACGAGATAAGAtaaggcttagtcttgtatgagatgagggcagtgcttagccctatacgAAGAgaggagatagtgcttagtcttatgcaaggagaggcaatgtttagccttatgcaatggtgagggcagtgtttagccctatgcaaagagtggagacaatgcttagtctcatgtaaggaaaggagacagtgcttagtctctggcaaggaaaggcaatgcttagccttatgcgataatggaggcaatgcttggcCTTATgcgataatggaggcaatgcttagcctcatgcaagggatGCAtatagtgtttagtctcatgcaaagaaaggcaatgcttagccttatgcagtaatggaggaaatgcttagcctcatacaaggtATGGAGGCAATCCTTAGCCTTATGCAgcaatggaggcaatgcttagcctcatgcgggGGACGTAgatagtgtttagtctcatgcaaagaaacggcagtgcttagccttatgaaattacagaggcaatgcttagcctcacgcAAGAGagggagataatgcttagtctcatgcagggaaaggcagtgcttagccttatgcaattatagaggcaatgcttagcctcacacaagaagaggagacaatgcttagtctcatgcaattagggaggcattgcttagactcatgcaggaagaggagacagtgcttagtctcatgcaattagggaggcaatgcttaacctcacgcaagaaaaggagacaatgcttagtctcatgcaaggaaaggcaatgcttagacttatgcaattatgaaggcaatgcttagcctcatgcaggaagaagagacaatgcttagtctcatgcaaagagggaggcattgcttagcctcatgcaaagaaggggagacagtgcttagtctcatgcaattaaggaggcaatgcttagccttatgtaagaagaggagacaatgcttagtctcatgcaaatgagGGAAAccatgcttagtctcatgcaaggaaaggcaatacttagccttatgtaattagggaggcagtgcttagcctcatgcaggaagaggagacaatgcttagtctcatgcagggaaaggcaatgcttagccttatgcaattagggaggcaatgcttagcctcatgtaggaagaggagacaatgcttagtctcatgcagggaaaggcagtgtttagccttatgtaaGAAAAACGATGAGTGACAGTGagaaagtaaagtatttcttagctggaagtGTTTGCGTTTGGTAACTTATCGTCATGAAGGTAGTGATTTGATGTATCTGCGGGTATTGTTGTCTTatcgtgcctgcatccaaagaaaaatcgtgagttttgtgggggaaggttggtttgtGCTTTTGTCTTCTATTTTGCCTTTGCTCCTGTCTTGAggtcctgtttgagttaccctgggtagcaTCTAGCTGTCATAAAGTTTTCGAAAACTttgcatgcatttgataaatatagttatttgaaatgtagtagtatgagatttcaaataatttagatgaaccggtggctgtgacatattttagagacattgcaacctccttactttagaattttgagggttccCCTCAGAATTCTGCCTCAGTTTAAATGCAATACTTTGGTTGTTCCGTGTATGACGATGTCGGCTgaacttgctttagaattttgagggtcctcctcaaaattctgccctagtttctgaccatggcaaaaataaagattttattgagatgtgaccgaacccacagggctgcctacgtatcccctcttaaatggaaatcaggtcaagcatagttcaattacatcagatgaagaaatgtaaacaatctaaacatagtatctcttgactgcgtctgagttgataggttttagccaaatttctccgtccatttctgcaagtatgagtgctcctcctgttagtactctctgaaccatgtagggcccttgccaattagGTAAacatttccctttggcttcatcttgatgcgggaagatccgctttagcaccaactgccctggcgtgaattgtctaggcctgacccttttgttgaaagctctggacatcctattctggtaaagttgaccgtgacatactgcgttcattctttttccgtcaatgagagccagttgttcataATGACtccgtatccattctgcatcactgagttcagcctcttgtatgattcttaaagaaggaatttcttcTTCAGCGGGAATGACGGCTTCAGTgccatagaccagcaaataaggagttgccctggttgatgtgcgaaccgtggtacgatatccaagtagagcaaatggtaacttctcgtgccattgtttgtgattatctaccatcttccttaatatttTCTTGATGTTTTTATTGCCGGCTTCCACAGCTTCATTCATTTGTGGCATGTctgctgtggaattcttatgctggatcttgaaggtttcacacatggatttcatcaaatcactattAAGGTTGGCGGTGTTGTCGGTAATGATTGATTATGGTACCCCAAATCGACAGACAATACAATCCCTAATGAAATCTGctatgaccttcttagttacaaccttgtaagatgcggcttcaatccattttgtgaaataatctatggccactagaatgaaccggTGCCCATTTGAAGTGGCAAGTTCGATTGGACCGATTAAATCcatcccccaagcggagaaaggccagggtgcaCTTATTGCATtaagttcattgggtggcactcgtatcatatcagcatgtacttggcattgatgacacttttggacatatCTAATGTAGTTTGTTTCCATAGTTATCCAAATATACCCTGCTCTTAATATTTTCTTAGCTAAGACGAAGCCATTCATGTGTGATCCGCAAGTTTcggcatgtatctcttcgagcaatttggatgcttccttggcgtcgacacaccgtaataacccCATATATGGAGTCCTTCTGTatagaattcctccgctttggaAGAAGTGGTGAGATAACCTTCGGAGTGTGCGTTTCtaagtatgatttgcatgctccgggtattctccttttgccaaatattctttaatgtcatggaaccatggatttccatcaacTTCTTCTTCaatatgagcacaataagctggctgattatgaatccctaCCGAGATAgagtcgatgaaattcttgtctgggtgttgtatcatggaagatagagtggccaattCATctacgaactcattctggattctcggaacatgtttggactctatctttgtgaatatCTTCATTAATTCTTGTACATAGTAAAAATACGGcagtattttggtattctttgtagcccattctcctagaacctgatgtaccaaaaggtctAAGTCACTAATTACTAGcaattcctgaacgttcatgtcaatggccaacttgagtcccaagatgcaagcctcatattcttccatattgttggtacatggaaacctgagCTTCGCAgatactggatagtgttgacctGTTTCTCAcactaaaactgctccaatacctactcctttgaagtttgcagctccatcgaagaacattctccaaccgtcATAGatttcggtgatatcttctcctacgaatgatacctcttcatcgggaaaatatgtttttagtggttcgtattctccacccacaggattttctgccagatgatctgcCAACTCTTTCCCCTTGACctccttctgagttacatagatgatgtcaaactcactcagtagtatctgccattttgccaacTTTCTCATAgacatgggtttctgaaagatgtattttagcggatccatccttgatatgagatatgtggtgtaggcacagaagtagtgcctcaacttctgagctatccatgtcaaagcacagcaggtgcgctCCAACAAAGAATActgtgcttcgtagggtgtgaacttcttacttagatagtatatggcatgttccTTTCTTCCTGTCTTGTCGTGTTATCCCAAGACACAGCCGAAAGCCCCATCCAatacagataaatagagtagcaaAGGTCTCCCAAGTTCCGGTGGGACCAGAACGGGTgatttggataaatattccttgatctcttcaaaggctttctggcactcttTAGTCCAACTTATTGCAGCGTCTTTCttaaacattttgaaaatcaattcacagatcacagttgattgtgctatgaaatggctgatataattgagacgccctaagaaactcgtcacatctttcttgttcttccgaggtggcaaatcttggatagccttgacttttgacgggtctagctcaattcctcggcggatgacgatgaaccctaacaactttccagcagggactccgaagcaTATTTTATGGGATTCAGTTTCAGGTTGTACCTTCGAAGTCGATCAAAAAGTTTTCTCAAATCTGCTATATGATATGTGcttctcttggatttgatgatgacatcatccacgtacacctctatctccttgtgtatcatgtcgtgaaaaatggttgtcatggccctcatataggtggctccagcattctttaggccaaacgacATCATCTTGTAAAaatatactccccatggtgtaataaaggttgtcttttcggcatcctcttcatccatccagatctgatgatatcccgcgaagaaatccacaaaggattgaagttcatgcttggcacaattgtcaatcagtatgtgtatattgggcaaagggaaatcatctttgggacttgctctgtttaaatcccgatagtcgacacacactctaaccttcccatctttctttggaaccggcacaatgttagccaaccaggtcggatattcaactactctgagaaccttggctttgatctacttggtgacttcctcctttattttcagactcatatctggtttgaactttctgagcttctgctttacaggaggacacatagggttgataggtagtttatgagccactatggacgtgctcaaaccggtcatatcatcataggaccatgcaaaaatatcctcatactccttcaagaaccgaatgtattcttccttctctgctggcgataggtgaatgcttacacgagtTTTCTTGACTGTTTCATAGTCTCCCAAATTAACGGtatcagtctcatccaaattggacttaggcttgttttcaaagtttttcacttctctgacaatttcctcggatATTATATCCTCTTCTAGATCCTTTGAATCATTATCCTtgtgttgcgttgtctcattacatgtcacagtcataggttcatcgggataggtaataataatgctgtagagaaaaatgtaaagaataatactaaaaataacaatgcattagataaatcttgaaaacgtcaaacaagtacggctcgatgactcgagcaattatttcaaaacaaaatatacttaaaacaaaatactaaaaatgtcttagatgctcataaaattgctttcaaaataaatgatgctaattgccaggctacccaggaacttgacgggcccttgatggtgcagcaatccagttcttgagaatagctcccttctccacggtctgaataataaggccttcctcctcctcctcctcaactatcgcactgcaatccatgtcttcatcatccagaaacaaaTTCCTTATGCCAACcaaaacttcatcttcttcggacccccacatcatgtcagcttgatgaaatgactggtgCAAATGTGGTACCGGTTGTTCTaaagggtaataaggaccacgccatgtggagaccaattctgatactcgtgccaggtgtattcatacccaagcccaaaagttatgccgtgacgctttagctgtatcaGTTTGGTGAccccctggagattcttaccaatacccttgccaggttcataccctgtccatgccaatatgccttctatcttattgctccacaatttgtccttttcaattgcgttaacGCGCTCGAtgtgatggtatgtttctccacctaacttccttctattctcgatgaccggaatAGTTTGATTGGTGTAAATACAATTACTTCCgtctccatggatgatcacttcctgatggttccattcaaacttcatgacctgatgtagagtagaagctacggccccagcggcatgtatccaaggtcgtcccaacaataggttatAGGTAgaagatatgtccaacacttgaaactcaacatcaaaccaagttgggCCCATTTGTAGGttgaggttggtctccccaattgtggccctttgagacttatcaaatgctttcacattcatacttcatgCTCGTATCTCGTACAGGCCTTTACCTAAtattttcagagtagttagtggacatatgttgagactcgaacccccatttATCAGGACTCTAGCAATGAACTtgtcctcaaactgcactgtgatatgcagtgccttgttgtgacttagtccttctggtagcagctcgtcttcatgaaaagtgatcttgtggcctTCCAAtacttgccctaccatgttggccatttcTCCGCTGGTGAGgttgttgggtacataggcttcattcaacaccttcatcagggcattcctatgtgcctcggagttttgcagcagtgataaaatggatatttgagcaggggttttgttcagatgatcgacCACAAAATATTCTCTTgcctgcacctttctccaaaggtcgtctgggccagtctcaatgacaggCGGTTTAGATGCCGCTTCTTTGCTCATTCCtcccaaatgctcgggtgtataaatcctaccagttctggtcatgcctttgcgctgcacctgtttcttccatttttgcctttcctttcctttttgcttccgcaacataatcccatggtgttgcattagacttataagatggcgtaggtgctaccatcacggtgaagggagttgttacttcaacctcaaacagAGTTGGTGCAATTatctcaacttcaattggtgcctgagtttgtaccatgataggtgtgagagtgaatggagatgtttcaggattatccccttcttgaatgagtccaattgacccctctgagtcccattcttcatcggtctctatcatgtttacccctccacccttgtgatccgggagaggattgttacggacattggaTGTAGCCTTCTTtacctgtatgactttggtgtcaattaatgtctgaatcttatccttcaaagtacgacactcatcaatagtatgacctttcatgcccgagtgataggcacatgtcttatttgggttAATCCATTGGGAGGAGATTTCCATAGCAACAGTGGGAATGTGAGTGATATAACCGGcagccttcagtctctcgtacagttggtctatgggttcagcaattggggtgtattgtctgggtagtctacggtcaaaatttggtctaggtttttggtagttttggcgggctggtggtgagtggtagtatgctggttgggtgttataggtatggtaaatGGCGGTAGGTTGTTGGTATctaggaggtgaaggctgatatgtaggtggaggtgtttggtatgtaagaggagactttggaccttgggctaccatcactacacctacttctttcttcttggagatacctcctgactgtaaggctttatttgtggcttggagtgcttcaaaatttgtcaccattctaCTTTttatcccttcttctattctttctcccaatttgatgatgtcagaaaatttatggttttcaataaccatcagtctttcatagtattgcgggtcttgagctctgacgaagaacttattcatctgttcttcttccagtgctggcattacttttgcagcttcagacctccaccgagtagcatacttgcggaaagtttccgttggcttcttcttgagattctaaATGTAGAAAACgcctggtgcattttctgtgttaaacctaaatcgatccatgaaatctgacgccatgctcacccaattaacccacttctttggattctgactgatgtaccaagatagAGCATCCCCATTGTGGCTTCTCATGAATAGCTtcatgcagattctttcatccttgccaactcctacaagcttgtcacaatacgttctcaagtgcaccttcggatcaccagtcccgtcgaacatttcaaacttaggaggtttAGAACCTTCtagcagttctacatctggttgaatacataaatcttcataattcaaaccctcaatacATTTGCCCCCTTAGACACTTTAAACTCTaccagtaagtttcttgagttcttccgccatgttcttgatgagcaggtccttctcggtagattcgggtatgtatagggtctgttgtggggtgtggggtaaagtttccacatatatgggattgctttagTGGACTCCGAGAATCTGggcataatggtggtcattggttgagttttgcgggtcaggagtaggctgtggtgcattctgagaGGTGTGGTATGTGGTtatttgtgggtattgagttgggtgtgatggtgttgttgaggagtaggtaccggtggagggttgtggttctgagaAGGTGTGGCGTATTGTTGTAGTGCGGGAGGATCTTgcggattttgtgtgttttgggaaggtaccgggttttgggcgtttgtgttttgttggttaaggtcggggacgtttagggtaagggaaaggtttgccaagttttggacctgctcaagttccccttgtatcTCCAAAATTTTATGTTCCACACGTAGGACCAATTCATTATATGCTGGAGCATTCCGACCGTCCGAGgtttcaacgttctctgcattgtcctttctgataccgcttaaatcgtccattttttctttccctttgcttCTGCCTTTAATATCACTTGGTGGAGGAAGAGGTGGAGGACCtatggatctagtgtgatatgcggatgatgccaatatacacgaaccaacctttggggaatgggaataaacaaaagaaaagaaaaacaaaaaggtaaccaagtcagtaagggatattgaaagaatgcttgcaatattgaacatgctttgcaaaatcatgtaacagactcgcgtcctaatttgggaggACCTCGTTGttcccgaggtaggcctaagtgacacataaacttggagaaaattgatgccaataattgtgtcatgtcattaatgcgaaaatgaatcagatccatactaaaacgacaataataagaaacttactaatggcatttgccttattactatcgaaatctaaaactaagctaaaaagtagtaaataacATCATTTCCTAATTTAGTTGgccccagagggaccttctccgtgcttggccttcttggatccatcaatcaagttccccaggttgcgcatgtccaatagtaggtaagcccttgctagatgccctccCTCATTGCCTTCCATATTCTGACAATCTGagagcctcttcctcatcttcccctcaagttccattaacccttgctccaaatattccaatctttctgttgatttagtggcaatttctttccattcactgatggcttccatatccactttgtgttgttccaaatgtctagcttcagactcgaaaaccctcttgcgtagcatcctatacttgacttgtgcttcagcagcgtcatctataaccctatttttcagattaatccCTAACTTGACATCTCCCgatatatcatctaccaaccatgatgggtagaagtatacatggccggcatggtacctgtctggctcgatagtgtctttctctacaatgaccttttgattccacatatgttgtgcctcgaacttgaacggaatgatgttccctttaaagtctgctttgtactggaccatgttgaaaactcgaggtataa
Encoded proteins:
- the LOC138908672 gene encoding uncharacterized protein, giving the protein MCETFKIQHKNSTADMPQMNEAVEAGNKNIKKILRKMVDNHKQWHEKLPFALLGYRTTVRTSTRATPYLLVYGTEAVIPAEEEIPSLRIIQEAELSDAEWIRSHYEQLALIDGKRMNAETVTEEICQPKRFDPWKEIDSFQE
- the LOC138908673 gene encoding uncharacterized protein; translation: MEEYEACILGLKLAIDMNVQELLVISDLDLLVHQVLGEWATKNTKILPYFYYVQELMKIFTKIESKHVPRIQNEFVDELATLSSMIQHPDKNFIDSISVGIHNQPAYCAHIEEEVDGNPWFHDIKEYLAKGEYPEHANHT